TAGGTGGAGCCACTTAGAGAAAAGGTTCATAAATACGGAAGAACGATAATATCCAATTTCTGCGCCCTCGTCAGGATGACAGGACTTTATGATGCAATGAACGAGACGGTTCTCAATGCGGCTAAAAGGCTTATATCGAGTCTTGAGTTTTTCTTAGGAGACAAAGGAGAGCTTAATATTAAGATGGTCGAGGGCTCCTTTTATATAGAAGGGGTTAGGATAAGGGCAGGGGTTTCTGATATAGAGAATTTTACTTATCTTGCAGAGGAGTTTAAAAAAAGGTCGATTGGTGTGCTAAGTTTCAAGGTTCCTTTACAGGCAGACGACCTCATATATCTTGCCTATGCGATTAAAGGCGGTGCAGAAGCCACTTCTGTGCAGTCAGCCCTTGAAGGCAGGCTAACAAAAGGACTTAGTGTCGGCGGACCTGTGTTTTTACAAAAACAAGGAGGCATCGATTTAAAGGACAGCCAGGCTGTCGCAAAGCAGGCTTATCTGAAAGCCGTTTCTGCTATGAAGGAACTGGATACCTCTATTAAGGCAGGACATTCGCCAAACCTCAAGAAGGTTAAGAAATCCATCCAATCGATAGTTGACCGCATCCTGTCTGATGAGGAATGTATTTTAGGTTTCACCACTATCAAGGATGTCCCTAACTATAGCCATTACCACTCTGTGAATGTAGCCATACTTTCTACTGCCATAGGCAAAAGAATCGGTCTTAACAGAACATACCTGAGCAAACTGGCAATGACTGCATTCTTTCATGACATTGGAAAGGTCAACATACCCCTCAGCATCCTGAATAAGGAAACAGACTTTGTCCCTAAAGAAAAGGAGCTTTTGAGGAGGCATCCTATAGAGGGAATAAAAATCCTCTTGAAGCTGTTGGGGCTGGATGAAACCTCTATTTTATCGATATTTGTGTCATTTGAGCACCATATGAAACTTAACCTTTCAGGCTATCCACAGACCTCGACAGGAAGAAAACTTAACATCTTTAGTAGAATCATCAGCATAGCAGACGACTACGATAGCTATGTCTCAGGAAAGGTTTATGAACGGAGGACACTTTCTGTAGAAGAGGCATTAACTACGATGTATAATGCCAGCGGAACACTCTATGACCCATCCCTTATGAAGGCGTTTGTCGAAATCTTCAGATAGTCCTTAGGCACCGACTTTTTTTAACCTGCCCTTCAGGATATTCCGAGCGTCCTCAAAAACTTTTAAGTAGCTTTCATCCTGATAATCCCTATAGGTGTTTATGTGTGGGTGGAATCTATTTGTCTTGAATATAAGGGTTACCTCGGCAAATATGCCTTCTCCTAAATAAAGCCTGTGCGAGTAGTCTTTTGTCGATGCAAGAACAACCTTGGCAGGGGTTAGATACCCCGGGTCGAGATTAACCGTTCTTTTACCTACAACTGAAAGCTCCGTCTCTATGGCATTGGTTTTTGTCTTTATGTCCTTTAGGGAATCCTGATTTATAAGTCTTTCAAAGAAGATAAATTTTCTCTCTATAGAAGAGCCAAGCTCTCCTCTATAATACTCCGAGTAGTTCCACTTCATCACAGGGCTTTCTAAGATTATATCTCCAAAACACTCACAGAGTCTTTTCTCTGCCATATGCAGTCGCTCTTCGGAGCCAAAGAGTATGCCTACAAAGAGCATCGAAAGCATCGTTATTCCCGAATTAGCTTTGTATAAAAGGCAACTGCCTGTGGGGAGTCGAACTCTACAGGTCCTTTTAGTATCTCCCTGAGAATGCCGTTTTTATCAACTATAAATGTCTCTGGCACTCCTGTCAGTCCATATGTCAGCGAGACCTCGCCACGAGAGTCTATAAGGAGAGGCAGGTTGTATTTATTCTGGCTGAGATATCTTATAGCATCTTCGGGATTGTCTTTATAAAGGATTGTTATTATGCGGAGACCTTTTTGAAGGATAGGCTCCGAGCCTTGTGTCATACTGTAAAGGTTCTGAAGATATGGCATCTCATCCTTGCATGACTGACACCATGATGCCCAGAAATTTATCAACACCACAGAGCCCAATGTGTCTTTAAGCCTCCAGATTTTCCCCTCAGGGGCTTTTAGCTCGAAATCAGGTGATATAAGACCGACCCCTGCTTTTTCCTTTGACTTTTTTGCAGGGACAAAAAGCACAACTGCGATAAAGACAACGATTAGAGCTATGATTAGAGCTATGACGAGAGATTTTTTTGTCTTCAAGGTATAGGGTTGTTAATTAACTCCTGTTAATATAGGTTTTTCGGTCTCCACAAATGTCGGAGCACCGTTTTCAAGGACAACCCTTATCTTATTTACACCCTTAAATCTTCCTCTCAACAATTCCTCTGATAAGGGGTCTTCGATA
This genomic interval from Nitrospirota bacterium contains the following:
- a CDS encoding HD domain-containing protein, with product MEPLREKVHKYGRTIISNFCALVRMTGLYDAMNETVLNAAKRLISSLEFFLGDKGELNIKMVEGSFYIEGVRIRAGVSDIENFTYLAEEFKKRSIGVLSFKVPLQADDLIYLAYAIKGGAEATSVQSALEGRLTKGLSVGGPVFLQKQGGIDLKDSQAVAKQAYLKAVSAMKELDTSIKAGHSPNLKKVKKSIQSIVDRILSDEECILGFTTIKDVPNYSHYHSVNVAILSTAIGKRIGLNRTYLSKLAMTAFFHDIGKVNIPLSILNKETDFVPKEKELLRRHPIEGIKILLKLLGLDETSILSIFVSFEHHMKLNLSGYPQTSTGRKLNIFSRIISIADDYDSYVSGKVYERRTLSVEEALTTMYNASGTLYDPSLMKAFVEIFR
- a CDS encoding DUF4416 family protein, whose translation is MLFVGILFGSEERLHMAEKRLCECFGDIILESPVMKWNYSEYYRGELGSSIERKFIFFERLINQDSLKDIKTKTNAIETELSVVGKRTVNLDPGYLTPAKVVLASTKDYSHRLYLGEGIFAEVTLIFKTNRFHPHINTYRDYQDESYLKVFEDARNILKGRLKKVGA
- a CDS encoding TlpA family protein disulfide reductase — its product is MKTKKSLVIALIIALIVVFIAVVLFVPAKKSKEKAGVGLISPDFELKAPEGKIWRLKDTLGSVVLINFWASWCQSCKDEMPYLQNLYSMTQGSEPILQKGLRIITILYKDNPEDAIRYLSQNKYNLPLLIDSRGEVSLTYGLTGVPETFIVDKNGILREILKGPVEFDSPQAVAFYTKLIRE